In Coturnix japonica isolate 7356 chromosome 9, Coturnix japonica 2.1, whole genome shotgun sequence, a single window of DNA contains:
- the TNFSF10 gene encoding tumor necrosis factor ligand superfamily member 10 isoform X2, producing MLPAEGFGPAHGLSPVHTCGAVLVAAVLLQSVCVAVTYVYFTNELKQLRDTYSRSGTACLTGEELGDLIQNLDVVESKDRVADPCWQVKWHLGKLIKKMMSRILQENMSAINGDRTQVLPRREEPLQGSSLRIAAHLTGSSKRSSTSPHNYLSHRGIGQKILSWESSRRGHSFLYNVELWNGELVVPQTGYYYIYSQTYFRFRESENEDSGLLERIRNPKQLVQYIYKLTNYPDPILLMKSARTSCWSKKAEYGLYSIYQGGVFQLKREDRIFVSVSNSDIVDMDKEASFFGAFMIA from the exons ATGCTGCCCGCTGAGGGGTTCGGCCCCGCACACGGGCTCAGCCCCGTACACACCTGCGGGGCCGTGTTGGTGGCTGCGGTGCTGCTGCAGTCCGTCTGCGTGGCCGTCACCTACGTTTACTTCACCAACGAGCTGAAGCAG ctccggGACACGTACTCCAGGAGTGGCACTGCTTGTCTGACCGGGGAGGAGCTGGGAGACCTCATCCAGAACTTGGACGTGGTGGAAAGCAAAGACAGAGTGGCTGACCCCTGCTGGCAAGTGAAGTGGCACCTGGGGAAGTTAATTAAAAAG ATGATGTCAAGAATCCTTCAGGAAAACATGTCTGCAATCAATG GTGACAGGACCCAGGTACTGCCGCGCAGGGAAGAGCCGCTGCAGGGCTCCTCGCTCAGGATAGCGGCACACCTGACGGGCAGCAGCAAGAGGAGCTCCACATCCCCACACA ATTACTTGTCCCACAGAGGCATCGGGCAGAAAATCCTCAGCTGGGAGTCGTCGAGGAGAGGCCACTCCTTCCTTTACAACGTGGAGCTGTGGAATGGTGAGCTGGTAGTGCCCCAGACAGGCTACTATTACATCTACTCACAGACTTACTTTCGCTTCCGTGAAAGTGAGAATGAGGACTCGGGTTTGTTGGAACGAATAAGGAATCCCAAGCAGCTCGTCCAGTACATTTACAAACTGACAAATTACCCAGATCCCATTCTGCTCATGAAAAGCGCAAGAACAAGCTGCTGGTCCAAAAAAGCTGAGTATGGACTTTACTCCATCTATCAGGGCGGGGTGTTCCAGCTGAAAAGGGAGGACAGGATTTTTGTCTCGGTCAGTAACAGTGATATAGTTGACATGGACAAGGAAGCGAGCTTCTTTGGAGCCTTCATGAttgcttaa
- the TNFSF10 gene encoding tumor necrosis factor ligand superfamily member 10 isoform X1 produces MLPAEGFGPAHGLSPVHTCGAVLVAAVLLQSVCVAVTYVYFTNELKQLRDTYSRSGTACLTGEELGDLIQNLDVVESKDRVADPCWQVKWHLGKLIKKMMSRILQENMSAINGDRTQVLPRREEPLQGSSLRIAAHLTGSSKRSSTSPHIDYLSHRGIGQKILSWESSRRGHSFLYNVELWNGELVVPQTGYYYIYSQTYFRFRESENEDSGLLERIRNPKQLVQYIYKLTNYPDPILLMKSARTSCWSKKAEYGLYSIYQGGVFQLKREDRIFVSVSNSDIVDMDKEASFFGAFMIA; encoded by the exons ATGCTGCCCGCTGAGGGGTTCGGCCCCGCACACGGGCTCAGCCCCGTACACACCTGCGGGGCCGTGTTGGTGGCTGCGGTGCTGCTGCAGTCCGTCTGCGTGGCCGTCACCTACGTTTACTTCACCAACGAGCTGAAGCAG ctccggGACACGTACTCCAGGAGTGGCACTGCTTGTCTGACCGGGGAGGAGCTGGGAGACCTCATCCAGAACTTGGACGTGGTGGAAAGCAAAGACAGAGTGGCTGACCCCTGCTGGCAAGTGAAGTGGCACCTGGGGAAGTTAATTAAAAAG ATGATGTCAAGAATCCTTCAGGAAAACATGTCTGCAATCAATG GTGACAGGACCCAGGTACTGCCGCGCAGGGAAGAGCCGCTGCAGGGCTCCTCGCTCAGGATAGCGGCACACCTGACGGGCAGCAGCAAGAGGAGCTCCACATCCCCACACA TAGATTACTTGTCCCACAGAGGCATCGGGCAGAAAATCCTCAGCTGGGAGTCGTCGAGGAGAGGCCACTCCTTCCTTTACAACGTGGAGCTGTGGAATGGTGAGCTGGTAGTGCCCCAGACAGGCTACTATTACATCTACTCACAGACTTACTTTCGCTTCCGTGAAAGTGAGAATGAGGACTCGGGTTTGTTGGAACGAATAAGGAATCCCAAGCAGCTCGTCCAGTACATTTACAAACTGACAAATTACCCAGATCCCATTCTGCTCATGAAAAGCGCAAGAACAAGCTGCTGGTCCAAAAAAGCTGAGTATGGACTTTACTCCATCTATCAGGGCGGGGTGTTCCAGCTGAAAAGGGAGGACAGGATTTTTGTCTCGGTCAGTAACAGTGATATAGTTGACATGGACAAGGAAGCGAGCTTCTTTGGAGCCTTCATGAttgcttaa